The sequence below is a genomic window from Glycine max cultivar Williams 82 chromosome 20, Glycine_max_v4.0, whole genome shotgun sequence.
TTAATCATTatggatgaaaataaagatatcaatttattaatagcataaaaaatagaatataatttaaattctagaaaaaataatcattaaaaaagctaaatattcattttcattttttttcatatacttatagttattattttaaattcttttatttttaagatttctaAAATTTCTGCAATAAATTATACCTATTTGAATCCCGCTCATTAATATGTAAAGTCCAACAAATATATCTTGAATTGGTAGGAAATAGAATCCCAATAGCCAGACAGGTTAGTATGcggtgataaattaatttttaaaggataaaaaatttaaatttaattctgaaatatataaaaatatattaatcttataaataatttaatttctaaattttactatttaatattaaattaattctaaaaagTACAACTTATATCAGATTGATTCttttaacattataaaaattCTCATATACTTATCAACTTTTCACAGTTTTTTACATATTTGAAAACTaaagttaaaattttcattGCCTCACGTTCTGTAAGACCAAAATGAAAGTTTATCCTCTAAAAGATCTACTTTTCTCCCGTAACTTAACTCCACTTCCAATGGGTTGTTGTTGCGACGAAGACGACGGTGACATTTTCAGGCACCTCATGAATTCCAATTTCccctcttcttcctcctccacCTCTTCTTCCTGCACTGTAATCTCACCGATGAATTCTCATTTCTCTGCGCTATCCTCCACCGACATCCTCCGCCTCATCTTCGAGAACCTTCCAATCATCGATCTCGCACGTGCGAGCTGCGTGTGCCGTCTCTGGTGCTCCGTGGCCTCCCAGAGGGACATGGTAACTAGAGCCTTCGTGGCACCTTGGAAACTGAACGACGTCGTCGGCAACCCACTCTCTGGAAGCTTCTGGAGAGACAACTCCCTCGCCAAATTCGCCATCTCCCATCGCATTACGCGCGGCGACACCGTCGCCAGCCTCGCCGTCAAGTACTCCGTTCAGGTAAGGGTTTATCGTTTTCGTTATTAATTAAAGTCTGTACGTGCTGTTgtccaattaaaaatttaaaattagagttTCGGAATATACATAATCCCTTATTGCAAGCCTTTTTTGATTGGAGAACAACACATACAACACTTATAGAACTGTATGTaagttttgttctttcttttgtcCCTAATTAGCTTCCACACAGTGAAATGCACCCATCCTTTCTTGTAATCCTAGGCTGCTAGGTTTTCACTTGTTAATTGAGAAACGGCAATGCACGGTTACTGTGTGTGACTTGTGAGGGTAGTGTATTTTCAAGAATTTTGCTATTCTCAAGTGACACGAGCATTTTTCGGAACGCAATTTACTGAATTATAACCAATGAttccattaatttttcaatcaataCTTGTATGAAtctcttgaaagttgaaagcCAAATCCTATTTCAAAGACCTTTTTTGCTGTGAAatcttttcaaaattgtctaTGTACTAACGGTGCAAAAAGTTAACTCTCATCCTTCCCATGGATGTGGGTTCGATTCCCTTGACACCACTAAAATCTCGCTTGGTGGACTACCGGGAAATCCCTTGATATCGAGTAGCTGCAACTAGGTAAATCTACATTTGTACAGGAATTCTCTAGGTGGGTCTTTGCTGGGAGACTTGAATGCCATTGACACCCTAACTAGTAGTAGTATTGGGGCTACCTCCCCATTCTACCACATTTTATTCACCCAAAATCAGTTAAAAGTTTTTACATGATCATCCAATTACAAGTTGaaatttgttataattaataagtttgttgaattttataattactaCCTTAAAAATATACGCATCAATATTTCAGATTGGTGGAGAGTGTAAAATCTGTTGGGGCAAAGAAATAAAGGAAGGTGTATTCAATcaggattttaaaagatttttaaaaactgtttattttgtaaataattttttaggtatttaattaagatttttgaaTAATACAAATAAGTCATGTGATATTCAATCAGGACTATTaggtttttttaagaaattcaataAAGTCTGTtggtattcaattaaaattttttaccaCTTAAAAAAAGTCTTTTGGTGTTCAAAAGTATGCGAACTTCGATGGATTCTTTCCTAAGATGGATTTTAATGGATTTCATGAGACTTTTTATGAGAAAATACACATCAAATAATCTCATCCAAATCCTTTAGATTTCATgagacttttctttctttctttcttttcctgcaaattgacatgtttttcttttcttgtcacACATAATTCTCGGTCTCTTTGTTAAAAGCTGTagacattcataatttttttactctttcgACCAATGGTCCACATGCCCTAGAACGTGTCATATGAGAGATTTTTCCGATTCTTTGAATTTGGGGGCATCTTGACTAGGTGCTTATAGATATAATTGATCGTATATGATATATTCACATGAgaaatatatagttttaatgCACGTGAAAATTTGCCTTGTGTATAAATgcacaaatatataaatgaagtttgAAACAATTGTTGtgcatgttttttgtttgaTGGGATCGTTATTGTGGGaatgtaatttttatacaattaacatgattgatgattgaaggGGAATGAACCTATTGTGCTTGTGAATATACTAGGGAAAATTGGTTTTTATGTAACATGTTTATGGTTCTTTGTATAAGatggttttatttaaaattttaggtgGACAAAATTCATggatttttatcaataattttaaatgttttttaaaaattcacagagtcctttaaaatcttaaaaacccATAATGTCCTTTTGAATCTTATGAATCCATATTTTGTAAATCCATTTAAATCTgaactataaaattttaatcataaaagtcttttaaaaaaatatttaaaagtcatTACGTTCTtacaaattcttttaaaattcacaGGATTTTTTTATGTCACAATAGTCgtttaaaatcttaattcaataCATCCCCTAAACTTAATATTTTCCATATTTTTCTCATGGCTTTTGCTGGTTAACAGCATtggatgatattttttatgttttggcaGGTAATGGACATAAAGCGCCTGAACAACATGATGAGCGACCATGGCATATACTCAAGGGAAAGGTTATTGATCCCTATTAGTAATCCTGATATTCTTATTAACAGAAGATGCTTTATTGAGCTTGATGTCTATGCAAAACGAGAAGTAGCAGTCTTGTATCCCAATGATGTACCAGACAGGAGGACTACCTATGTTTCAAACAGAATTTCCTCAGAAGAAAGCAACAAAAAAGTGCTTGAATCCTTGAAGAGAAGCATGCATGTTGATAATGAAACTGCTCAATACTACTGGTCTGTTGCAAATGGTGATCCGAGAGCTGCTTTTGCCGAATTTTCTGCAGACCTTAAGTGGGACTGGCAAGCAGGGCATTCCTAGCCTTTCTGAAAGTTCTACCTTGTTTGGAATGTTTGAGAGGTTGGTGGCAAGTGGATAACAGATGATTAAGAGGTTGGTTGGCAGGCTAAtggataataaataattaagaggcTGTGTTGCAGGCGAGTGTATGCTTCAATAGGTTTCCTCTTAAAAAATCTGTTCATTCTCCTCTGATTGAATACTGCTTGAGTTGTTAATAGACTATCATATTTGCTCTTCTCCATCGGAGATATATGAAACCAAAGTCATACAATAGTGGTGTGTGAAAGATTTCAGCCGCTCATGTGCAGTGTGTTCGGAATCTGTGTAACCtgtaatttgttataaatttatttataaaagttgATGCATTATTTCAATCTGGTCATTCTATTATGCTTAGCACAGAAAGGTTTGATTTTATTCACACTTGTAAGTATCTTCACATTTACCACTCCGGATCAGAATTTATGCCAAGAATAGGCTGTTCAAACAAAATAATGGATACGAGGATGCACTATATTGTCCTTGGATGgactttttttctcctttttccttTGGGTACTTTGTTATGAAATAGGATATTTGTGCGGGAAGAGACTAGGCAGACTTTGAGCCTttcagaagcttcattaagattATCCAGTAACTTCATAGATAAGAGTGTGTGAGGAATCGGAATCTATTTGTGAAACGAATGCTTGATATTCTATTCTCATCTTGTCTTTTTGCAACAGTTTATGTCTTTGTGAAATTACTGTCTTTTGCAAGTCTTGTGCTGTCTTTTACTTCTATTTAGGATTAACCTAAATATtattatcaacttttttttaacataataataatttacatcacttaatatttaatattattctttgACAATATTAGTATATTCTTTTtaacataaaagtaaaatatatattataaagcaaaagaaaaatattaagttatttaatatttattattagttatcataataaaaatcaatataaatatgatGAGTCATTTGTTTGGATTGATTCGATTTTTTACAGATAAATTCAAATTGAATCAAATCAcacaaaatatgtaattttttttttgcagtttttggtttaagtgattttttattttcttagattGATTTGAtggtttataaattatttgatttaattttgaaaaaatagatCAGACTGAGGCAACAAAATCTAACGATTAAAGAGTAAAAACAAAAGATTAAAGAGTTCCAGAAAAAGTAACATGAGAATATTGTAAAGGAGAGCCAACCCTGGGATATCGCGAAGTGGGAACATCAAAAGGCGGAATAGAAATACAAAATatagttcataaaaaaaatgtagataATATTACTATAGAACGGACCTGGATTCAGTAACTTTGGATGGGGTGACTTtggtgaatttttttcattttggaccATTAGATTAATTGAATGGTTTagattttcttatttgttttaaaaaatatttttaatttaattattcatttgttttttatatctGGATGGGTAGATTAACgggtataaaattattttattttaaccagTAATCTCAAGTATTGTTCAGAATGTCAtatgttggtaaaaaaaaatagcaatgtaaaattgttaaaaaaaattgacatatattgaactattatatttttttactgtgaaAAAAATTTCTAGAAATTTAAGAACTACtacaagttaaaataaattctatagATCATGTAATATTTCAACTTGTCTAGTTTAAATAAGTATAACCAGAATAACTTGGATGGTATCATATTAATATAAGTGAGAGGATTTTTGTTGTTGATCAGTTGTTGTATCTTTGCTTCTTTCGGAGGAGTGGCTGTTGAGGACTCAACTTCCCCGTATGGCCTTCGACTATTGATTGAGGATTACCCTTTTGCGGTCGATGGGCTAGAGATCTGGTTTGCTATCAAGACATGGGTTAAGGACTACTGCTCCTTTTACTACAAGGAGGATGACACTATCAAGAAAGATACTGAACTTCAATCTTGGTGGAAGGAAATAAGAGAGGTGGGTCATGGTGACAAGAAAGATGAACCTTGGTGGCCAAAGATGCAGACATGTGAAGAGCTGATTCAGACTTGCACTATTATTATATGGATTGCCTCAGCTCTCCATGCTGCAATCAACTTTGGACAATATCCATATGGAGGCTTCCCACCAAGTCGTCCCCAGAAAAAGGAACTCCAGAGTACGATGAACTCATGGCAAATCCTGATAAGGCTTATCTGAAAACAGTTACTTCACAGTTTCTGGCTGTTCTTGGCATTTCACTTGTAGAAATCTTGTCCAAACATTCTAGTGATGAGGTCTACCTTGGGCAGAGAGACACTCCAGATTGGACATCTGATGCTGAGCCATTGCAAGCCTTTGAGAAGTTTGGCAAAAAGCTTGCTGATATTGAGGAAAGGATCTTGAGAATGAACAGTGATGAGAAATTCAGAAACCGGTATGGTCCAGTTAAGATGCCATACACCTTGCTTTATCCTACAAGTAAAGGTGGACTAACTGGCATGGGGTTCCCAACAGTatctcaatttaatttaaagggGCTGTAACCAGGGTCTTgtcttaataaataataatgtccTTAAAGGACCTTGGTTACtttgaattatgattttatgatGGCCAACAGACTTttgacttttctttttcattttagtatGCAAATTTGTTGTAGATTATTTTGCCTTTTGCTTTGCCTTAATGAACTTTTGAGTTATTTTGGACTAAGGCAAACtgctttcaaaagaaaaaaactagatAACGTACTTCATCCTCGTTCAATCCACCCATCCTAATTGAGATATGAACCTTttaacttttccttttcctttttataaacaaaatgctAGTCAGGTAGTAAGTATTACTAGCCTCGCTCTAATACACACCTGATATATCCCAAAAGATAGGCAGAAACTATATTCAGAAGATTACCTTCACAATATTCACTTGAAAAAGATTTGTCTACACTGAATCTGCTTATTCCTTGGAGTTTGAACCTTTCAAAGTTCGATTTTCAAATCCCAATTTTGATATGTCCCGTGAGGGCAAATACGAGTTTAAACTAA
It includes:
- the LOC100783874 gene encoding F-box protein At1g55000; protein product: MKVYPLKDLLFSRNLTPLPMGCCCDEDDGDIFRHLMNSNFPSSSSSTSSSCTVISPMNSHFSALSSTDILRLIFENLPIIDLARASCVCRLWCSVASQRDMVTRAFVAPWKLNDVVGNPLSGSFWRDNSLAKFAISHRITRGDTVASLAVKYSVQVMDIKRLNNMMSDHGIYSRERLLIPISNPDILINRRCFIELDVYAKREVAVLYPNDVPDRRTTYVSNRISSEESNKKVLESLKRSMHVDNETAQYYWSVANGDPRAAFAEFSADLKWDWQAGHS
- the LOC102669992 gene encoding linoleate 9S-lipoxygenase 6 → MIKSCCIFASFGGVAVEDSTSPYGLRLLIEDYPFAVDGLEIWFAIKTWVKDYCSFYYKEDDTIKKDTELQSWWKEIREVGHGDKKDEPWWPKMQTCEELIQTCTIIIWIASALHAAINFGQYPYGGFPPSRPQKKELQSTMNSWQILIRLI